ATAAAATGGAAAAACTTGGCCAAAAATGTTGAATTCAACTACAAGATAAAATTCATGTTAATTTTAAAtgatttaatattaaaaaaaaattcaaatgaacaattatattttaaaagaattcATAAACTGCTACCTAATACCTACTAATTGCAATATACTAAtaatttttgttcttatttaaGAGCTGCTTCTTTTGCAGACCTATAATATAATAGCCTGATATTTTTGACATTAATGAATTACTCTCATCAGTCATTACCTCACTAACTAAGAAATTCCACATTTGTTAGTTGTTCACAACTTTTTTATAGGTTTTGATACTTGAGACTATAGGAAATGGAAacttttgaaacaaaaatatatGACTTTTTCTTTCTCCAAAAAGAACAACACACTTCATTTCATTTGTTGATGATTTCATTAtgttaaatatttatttaaatgttGTACATAACATTTGATTTATGTATATAATCTTCAAAGTTTATCCATTTTACTCAAATTCTGAATCAATCCAATCCTGCTTAGTGAATTAGTGGGATTATGTTCAGGGTGGTCCAAGTTCAAAAATTTAAGCAAACCAAATGATCAACCCCATAATGGTAAATGAGGAAATGTGTATATCATGAATATACAGAAGGAAGATTCATGATTAGATTAAGTGGGAATTTCAGGTTAAAGTCATAATGATCACTCTTTTGATCTTACCATTGACGTGAAAAGAGTAAAAGATACATATGCAATGATAATAGAttatgcatgcatgcatgcaagCTCTACTTTCAggattattaacaaaatggctTCATTATTATTGCTTTTCTCAACCTATTTCAAAGCAGAGTTTCAGCTTTTAGTGCTGATAACTAAAAAATCATTATTATACTCTGCTTTTTGTTCTGTTCAAAAGAGATAAGAGCACCTCTTCATGCACAACCAGCTTACCACCTACAAAGGGTTAAAAGGTGTGTGGCAAAATAGGTGTGAGTTATTATTAACAAGGCTATAAATACCTAAGAAAGTGAGACTTCACTGCATTCCATTTATTAACACAAACTGAAAGCATTGAAGCATAACTGCTTCATCTTTTGACCCCAATGGCTATCTGGCTTGTGGTCTTTATTACCCTATTCGCAGTTGGTGAATCTCAGCCCACGCCGCCTTTCAACCAAACTGATTTGCAGGAAGCCATGGCTGACATGAGAAGTAAGTCTTACTATGGATTTGTGATCCTCCTCAAAATCCTCAACAGCCAACCAAACTCACTGCAGACCAATGATCTGACATTCCTAATGCCAAGTGATGAAGAACTATCTCAGTACACAATAACTCCAGACCAGCTTCATGATTTCATATTCAGTCATTCTATTCCAACATCACTGGTGCTCAATCATCTATTGCATTTCCCAAATGGCTCTGTGGTTCCCTCAAGTCTTCCAAGCAGGGTGATCAGCATAACCAATAGTGGGAGAGCAGGTTTGTTTGTCAACAATGCAAAAGTAGTCACACCAAATGTGTGCCAAACCTCTTTCATAAGGTGCCATGGAATCAGTGCAGCTTTGACATTCGAGAATGATGCACCTTTTCGCCGAGTTCAAGATCCTAAGAATCCCCCAAAGGGTAGTGATGTACCAGTCCCGAACCATTCTGTCAAAAAGATGAGCATTCCGCCTCTCTATTAGGGCAGAAGATAACCCCTTTAGAGTAATCTTGTGCACTTGTGTTCTTTATCAATAATAACATTTTACTTTCACGTACAATCTATCTCATCAATTCAGAGGACACATAAAAAACAGCAgtaactaatttcagatgcatAACATAAAAAAGGGATCCCAGATTTCACAAAGTTAAGCAAACGATCAAACTCATCCAAGTTTGTCAAagcatatttatatatatactacATAAAACAAGCCAGTTTCAAACTGATTTAGAGCCTTTACTAGTACCTCTCATCCACAAAGGCTTTGGCGTCTTGAATCTTAATGGAATTAGACTGACTTTTCATCAATTGTTTAACAAAACATTGCTACAATTATAATTATCTAATATATTACGACATACACATCTTAGTACTCTCATGGATTTGTTCGGAAAGGGTGGCACTCATTAGATTGACTGTCTGCCTTGGGAGGAACACTGTACAGAAGATCATGGATTTTGGAATACATCAGCATTGAAGAGGG
The Arachis stenosperma cultivar V10309 chromosome 7, arast.V10309.gnm1.PFL2, whole genome shotgun sequence genome window above contains:
- the LOC130941120 gene encoding fasciclin-like arabinogalactan protein 19 encodes the protein MAIWLVVFITLFAVGESQPTPPFNQTDLQEAMADMRSKSYYGFVILLKILNSQPNSLQTNDLTFLMPSDEELSQYTITPDQLHDFIFSHSIPTSLVLNHLLHFPNGSVVPSSLPSRVISITNSGRAGLFVNNAKVVTPNVCQTSFIRCHGISAALTFENDAPFRRVQDPKNPPKGSDVPVPNHSVKKMSIPPLY